One Amaranthus tricolor cultivar Red isolate AtriRed21 chromosome 1, ASM2621246v1, whole genome shotgun sequence DNA window includes the following coding sequences:
- the LOC130823853 gene encoding benzyl alcohol O-benzoyltransferase-like, with product MDRKPVKVTLIETRHVKVNVEDFKSMVQSLTGNDLSLASTPSRPSSSKKHGPLSPSLQLQPQPLQLQPQSQLRTGIVSDSSHTIANDTNLTMVDLDEMLQGLPLMEDMEKNAALRRFIPPNLKTSTLDILSACLWRCRTIALQPDPEELVRFMSIVNSRTLPKSPFRAGYYGNVFAFPVALSRAGKLSSNPTGYALNLIQRSKSAVTPEYMKSVADFLVLNGRPHFTVVRNFIVSDITKAGSKKLDIGWGLPVYGGPAKGGVGP from the exons ATGGATAGAAAACCTGTGAAGGTAACACTTATTGAAACTCGCCATGTTAAGGTGAACGTTGAGGACTTTAAATCTATGGTGCAAAGTTTAACCGGAAACGATTTGTCTCTTGCATCGACTCCTTCGCGACCTTCTTCTTCTAAAAAGCACGGGCCATTATCTCCATCTCTACAACTACAACCACAACCATTACAACTACAACCACAATCACAACTACGTACAGGTATTGTTAGTGATAGTAGCCATACCATTGCTAATGATACTAATTTAACCATGGTTGATCTTGATGAGATGTTACAAGGACTACCTCTTATGGAAGACATGGAAA AAAATGCAGCTTTAAGGCGCTTTATTCCACCAAACCTAAAGACCTCCACACTCGACATCCTAAGCGCATGTCTATGGCGATGCCGAACAATAGCCTTACAACCCGACCCGGAAGAATTAGTTCGATTCATGAGCATCGTCAACAGTCGGACCCTACCCAAATCCCCTTTCCGTGCCGGGTATTACGGAAACGTGTTTGCTTTTCCGGTAGCCCTTTCCCGTGCTGGAAAGCTTTCATCCAACCCAACCGGGTACGCATTAAACCTCATACAAAGATCCAAATCTGCTGTCACACCAGAATACATGAAATCAGTTGCTGATTTCTTGGTTCTTAATGGTAGGCCCCACTTTACCGTGGTACGTAATTTCATCGTTTCTGATATTACGAAAGCTGGGTCAAAAAAACTGGATATCGGGTGGGGCTTGCCCGTGTATGGTGGACCCGCTAAAGGTGGTGTAGGGCCGTAG
- the LOC130824445 gene encoding benzyl alcohol O-benzoyltransferase-like produces MAQPLVFKVTRRNPELIAPAGPTPYEFKELSDIDDQEGLRFQIPVIQFYRNDEYSGGSATRGADPARVVKEAVAKALVSYYPFAGRLREKEGRKLEVECNGKGIMFIEADADVTLDEFGDALQPPFPCLEELLFDVPGSTAVLDAPLILIQVTRLKCGGFILALRLNHTMADAPGLVLFMNAIAEFARGAKSLSTQPVWDRHLFNARNPPQVTCEHREYEEVADTNGTIIPLDDMVHKSFFFGPTEIAALRRFLPPNTKASTFEILTACLWRCRTIALQPDPEESVRIMCIFNARSIFNPPIPSGFYGNAFAFPVAISTAGKLSGNPIGYALNLVKKAKADVTQEYMRSLADLMVLKGRPHFTVVRTFVVSDVTRAGFADLDFGWGRPAYGGPAKGGVGAIPGVASFYIPFKNGKGEKGIVVPLCLPGNAMEIFVKELNGLLSDTPSEALGPSSYFIYSSL; encoded by the exons ATGGCACAACCCCTTGTTTTCAAAGTTACGAGGAGGAACCCGGAGCTAATCGCTCCGGCTGGTCCAACCCCGTACGAGTTTAAAGAGCTATCCGATATCGATGACCAAGAAGGTCTTCGATTTCAAATTCCGGTAATACAATTTTACCGGAATGATGAATACTCTGGTGGGTCTGCCACCAGAGGGGCGGACCCAGCAAGAGTAGTGAAAGAGGCCGTGGCGAAGGCATTAGTGTCATACTACCCTTTCGCCGGACGGCTAAGGGAGAAAGAAGGGAGGAAATTGGAGGTGGAATGTAATGGTAAAGGTATAATGTTTATTGAAGCTGATGCGGATGTAACTCTAGATGAGTTTGGAGATGCTCTTCAACCTCCTTTCCCTTGTTTGGAAGAACTTTTATTTGATGTGCCTGGCTCAACTGCTGTTTTGGATGCCCCTTTGATCCTCATTCAG GTGACAAGGCTTAAATGTGGTGGATTCATACTAGCACTTCGATTAAACCACACCATGGCTGATGCTCCTGGCTTAGTCTTATTCATGAACGCAATCGCTGAGTTCGCTCGCGGTGCTAAATCGCTATCGACCCAGCCAGTATGGGACCGCCACCTATTTAATGCTCGGAATCCACCTCAAGTCACCTGTGAACACCGTGAATACGAGGAGGTTGCAGACACTAACGGCACCATTATTCCACTAGATGATATGGTTCACAAGTCTTtcttttttg GGCCCACAGAGATAGCAGCTCTAAGGCGATTCCTTCCTCCAAACACAAAAGCCTCAACATTCGAAATACTCACAGCATGTTTATGGCGGTGTCGCACAATCGCTCTTCAACCCGACCCGGAAGAATCGGTCCGAATCATGTGTATATTCAACGCAAGATCCATATTCAACCCGCCTATACCTTCGGGTTTTTACGGCAATGCATTTGCTTTTCCCGTAGCAATTTCAACCGCCGGAAAACTTTCGGGTAACCCGATTGGGTACGCTTTGAACCTCGTGAAAAAAGCCAAAGCTGACGTCACACAAGAGTATATGAGATCACTAGCTGACCTCATGGTTCTAAAAGGCAGGCCCCACTTCACAGTGGTTCGGACTTTCGTTGTTTCGGATGTCACACGGGCCGGATTTGCGGATCTGGATTTCGGATGGGGTAGACCCGCTTATGGCGGACCCGCTAAAGGTGGGGTTGGGGCAATTCCTGGTGTTGCGAGCTTTTATATTCCATTTAAAAATGGTAAAGGAGAGAAAGGAATTGTGGTTCCTCTTTGTTTACCCGGAAATGCTATGGAGatatttgttaaagaattaaaCGGGTTGTTGTCGGATACTCCAAGTGAGGCTCTGGGCCCTTCatcctattttatttattcttctTTATGA
- the LOC130824426 gene encoding protein BASIC PENTACYSTEINE4-like codes for MDVGGQHGGARSKFDDFREVPLWNIECRHELFTNILAERDAAIEGRNRAWLEKERALAEREMAVSQRNLAIKERDDAVMERNKAFHALHDSMRQTLSAGHQLDVNRVQAGHPYGARELQILDALCRISVASECDEFSPYKTTKDSKGCTWKRKREKPTSESDHLKVNNWDGQNLGLNRVDYDASIMPPPVCSCTGIPRQCYKWGSGGWQSSCCTKTLSVYPLPVVPNKRYARVGGRKMTGSAFSKLLSRLASEGFDYSMPVDLKDHWSKHGTNRYITIK; via the exons ATGGATGTTGGGGGACAGCATGGAGGTGCAAGGAGTAAGTTTGATGATTTCAGGGAGGTTCCTTTG TGGAACATAGAGTGCCGACATGAACTTTTTACGAATATCTTAGCCGAGAGAGATGCTGCAATTGAGGGAAGGAACAGAGCATGGCTTGAAAAGGAAAGGGCCTTGGCAGAACGAGAAATGGCAGTTTCACAGAGGAATTTGGCAATCAAAGAACGAGATGATGCCGTAATGGAAAGAAACAAGGCCTTCCACGCCCTTCATGATTCCATGCGGCAGACTTTAAGCGCTGGACACCAACTTGATGTCAATAGGGTGCAGGCTGGTCATCCGTATGGTGCTCGTGAACTACAAATTCTCGATGCTTTGTGTAGAATTTCTGTTGCTTCTGAGTGTGACGAGTTTTCTCCGTACAAAACGACAAAGGACAGCAAGGGATGTACGTGGAAGCGAAAGAGGGAAAAACCGACTTCTGAATCTGATCACTTGAAGGTGAACAACTGGGATGGTCAAAATTTGGGCTTAAACAGAGTTGATTACGACGCCTCCATTATGCCACCTCCTGTGTGCTCGTGTACTGGGATTCCTCGGCAGTGTTACAAGTGGGGGAGCGGTGGCTGGCAGTCATCTTGTTGCACAAAAACCTTGTCTGTTTATCCTCTTCCAGTTGTCCCGAATAAGCGGTATGCTCGTGTGGGTGGTCGGAAAATGACAGGAAGTGCTTTCTCAAAGTTGCTGAGTCGGCTAGCATCGGAAGGGTTTGATTACTCAATGCCTGTGGATTTGAAGGACCACTGGTCCAAACATGGTACTAATCGCTACATAACAATCAAGTAG